Part of the Benincasa hispida cultivar B227 chromosome 12, ASM972705v1, whole genome shotgun sequence genome is shown below.
ACTACTCCGATTCAGAACTCATCGATCACCTCAAATTTTCCGAAATATCATTGAGGAACGCCCTAGAAAACGGACATTTCAACAACGATGAAACCTGGAGGAAGAAACTACAGTCAATTCTTCCTGCCGATGGCGTAACCGTAAAGCACATCAAAACCGGAGAAGACGTGAAGGTTTCGAGGCGAGTAGTTGCTATCTTCCTCATGATGACAATAGCCGATTTCAGCGATCAACTCTTCGGATTTCAAGATGCATTGTTTGAAAACTCCAACGGACGTCTGGAATTCACAGGTAACAATTACACATCTCTCTGGCCTGGAAATGGAAAACCTGGACTATGGATGAACTCCGCATCAAGAATGGGAGCAATGTACTCCCTGATTGCAAGAGAGGAATCCATTTTAATCGCacatagaaaaagaacaaacGAATTAGGGATAAAAACTGATAGAGACGAGGATTTAGATCTAGTAATTCCCCAAATTTTCTCAAACTGCACAAGAATTCTCGACGCAAATGATCAAATTACGGCCAGAGATTTGTACTGGGAAGGTGTTTGTGAAAAGTCCGAAAGAACTGAGGAGTTGTTATTGAGATGTGTGGAGAAGAATCCGTTTATTGGGGAGCCACATGTGGCATTGGGGCAGCTGTATTTGGGTGAAGGGCGGTTTGAGGAGGCTGAAAAGGAGGCTGAGGAAGGGCTGAGGCTGTTGCTGATATGGGGCAGTGCTTGGGACAAGAGGATGCCATGGGAGGGCTGGATTGCTTGGGTGAGAGTGCTGTTGATGAAGGCTAAAGAGAAGACATGGCCCACCACATCATGGGGAATCCTCAACTTGGGGCTTGTGAAGTAGATAAAGTAAGTGAATCTTCTCTGTTTTTCTCTTTGAATTTGATTTGTGTTCATAAATGGGTTTTTGTGCAGTATCATTTGTTTGCATTTCTTGTGGTTATAAATAAAACTTAGGTGTGTCACACACCTAAACTTGATTCAACTGGTTAAGTCATGTGGCATCatttaaatcaaacttcaatgtTGATTTGTCTAAGTGAAGTTCATTAGCCATATTTCGTTTTCTTTCATATAATCCTTTGCTATAATTGACTTGTTTATGTTCTTCTTTTGAAGGATTATATGCCTATGTATTAGTAATTAATCAATTGAGATGGAAATTTGCCATTTTTGTAACCATTTAGCTCcggtttgataactatttgactttttgtttttaattttgaaaattaagtatatttcatccacatttcttaccatgatttgcatcttagTACAATCATTGAAAtcttaactaaattctaaaaacaaaaacaacttttagaAAGCTACTTTTTTCGGTTATTAAAATTTgccttgattttttaaactattgatgacaagtagataacaaaagaagaaaatagtgtccatagatttaattttaagaaacaaaaacaaaaaataagacAGTTACCAAATGAGGTTTTAGTTTTTTGgttgtttgttttttgtttttttgtttttgaaaataaaataacagtCATACCACCtttcctttattatctactttttactaatgttttaaaaatccaatttttactaatgttttaaaaatctaaactatattttaaaaactaaaaaaaatgaaaatagtttttaaaaacttgtttttgtttttgaaatttggttagcGATTTAACTTTGttcttaagaaaaatgcaaattgTGGTACGAAAATAAGgggaaatatttttatttttaaaaaaaaaaaccaaatgggaGGTTTTAGTTTGTACTTGCTAAATTACTTTTCactcttagttttttttttttttttttttttttttttttttttttttatatacggAGTTTTTGTGAACATCTACGCTAATTTGGATTAGGTTTTTTGGtcccaccaaaaaaaaaatagaaattatattAAGGATTTGGGATATTTACCAAAAACTAATTAGAAATGATATTAAGGATTTGtgtatgaattaaataaaaataaatatcttaAGGATTGTTCGACATTGCAAGCGTTTAAAAGCcatttggaaaaagttttaattttggaaaatttttacgAATAGAAAagatgtcaaactatttatagaaatgacaaaaaaaacattgatagagATTGAtatgaagtctatcactgatggaGGCGGATAGAAAtttgatagaaactaatagaagtttaaaatgaacaaattttgctattttgtaccgatagttttctttatttctttatttttgaaaattccctttaatttttgtggtttagatttttttttttttaaaatttatacaaaaatCACCTTTtaaatcttttgattttcaaCCCACTTTTCATTTTAGATTCCCTAATAACTTTTTGAACTATAAACAATTTTTTCCCGATCAATCTATAAACACAGAATTGGAAACAAATTCAATGATCAACAAcaattcaagttttttttaacttttttctgCTCGGTCATCATCTCAATTgtcattttataatttaaagatAACACGCTGtagtttttacatttttttctttatttttttgagGTAAAAtgtattttgtaatttaaacaatgaaaatttaaatttgatcacCATAACTATGCCACAACAAATCTTGTTTGAACGTTCAGTGTTTACATGCTTTTTTATgtctaaaattgaaatttatcaaACTGACAGTCATTTTTCTAAAACCATATTTGCaggcaattattttatatgttaCGACAATTCCAAATAGAACTTTAGTCTTTCTTTAGGGACTAAGGAACTCTATTTTAAATAAGGATAAATCTCATATAAAAATATCTAGAATAGTTTACatcttagaaaaatctaaaaaaattcttttgcTTGAGTTCCAAAGATTACAAAGCTTCAAATAGGAGTTGTGTTCTTTGTCaagcaaaaaagaaagaaaaaaaaagtatcaaGAGTGTGGAAAAGGCTCCTTTCTAAAGTGTCATGGTTGTACTTTCTTAAATAGTATGGATTTGAGCTTCAACCTAGGTCTAAAGAGGGTTAGAAGGCAAGTTTATCATTAAGCAAGTTAGTGATTTTGATATTATGCTATATATATAGAGAGCGCATAAAGTTGAGGGGGGCTTGAGCCCCATTGGGTCTATAATAAATCCGTCTCTGTTCTGAAataaaaatttctttatttcaaGTGATTGTGTAGTTTTCTTTTGTgctaatttattcaattttatggAAGTGTCTTGTGTTGGAAGATAAGAGATGATGGATTGTAGGGAGAAGTTTAAGCCGTAGAAATGGCTTGGGTTGGGACAAGATTGAAAGAATAGAAAAGACAGGACAAGATTGAAAGAATAGAAAAgacatgaaaaaaaaagtcCCCAAAAAATGCATCACATGGATCATATGGCTAGGAAAGGACAACGGATTAAGTACTTGATTAGAAAAATGTTCGATTTTGGCCTGGGGTTTACAAGGAGAAAGTGTCTCTCACCTCTCTGGATCAAGGAATAAACTatattgttattgatattgatgTTTCGTTAATGTTAGGATGTCTTAAATCTGTTATCTAGCGTTTCGTACGATCAAATACAGAGGTCTCGCTTTGGCCTTTTCTTCAAACGACCAAGTACTGAAACCTAAGTTGAATTCGTATTTtccatatttaattatttataatttatttatgattatgaCTCAAGGATTTAGAAAATTGTACTATATAAATTCTCTAATACTAGAGGTGCTACTATTCTGCATTTTGTAACATTCTTTctaataaaaatgttttttgtCTGCATGTGAAGGTAACTAACACACTGTTAATGAATTACATAAATctatattttgattatttattattttacgtTTTCTGCCTTCTTTATTTATCGATTTCACAACAATTGAAATATCAATATTTCGATATTTTTGTAAGGTGaacattttataaaatattatggagattaataactaaaaaaattgaaaccttCAAATTCATTTGTGgatgtttgttcattagagtaaaAATGAATAAGACGAATTTGAATCTAAGAAAGCAATACATTATTAGAATGCAAAAATACAGAGAAGAAACAGAGACACGAAAGGGAAAGAAAGATGTTATCTGGCATTCTAGTTCTGGCTTCGAGGTGAAATCGGCCATCCACTACTCTCTAGTCGACTCTGGCAACAAAGACCCTCTAAATCTGCTCAGAACTCTCTTTTCGCATAAAAATCACTAAAACTTGGTACCAGGACCAGTTGGAAACCCTAGACTAAATGGgtaaaaactttcaaaatttgccacaacacctTGACGCTATAAACAACATCACGACACCATTGAAACAAATGCAAACCATGTAGGGGTATTTATGGATTGGGTTCGGTTGGGTTGAAAGGTTTTTTTGgatccaacccaattgttcgggttgtatattttttcaactcaaataaatcttataaaaaaatgaacccaacccaaccatgaaatatttgggttgggttaggtcgGATTAAtctggtcatttatttaaaattttatactaaaaagaagcaaaatgtaattatgtaaaaatttaatttaattattttcctatattgaattaagattaacaactcaatttgaaactacttttaagagttgttgaagaatacattattaaaaaaatattagaattaaataaaattaaaatcgatatatgtataaataattgtgttataagtaatagaagaaatatgttttaaagtcgataataaattcgggttagTTCGAGTTATATTAGGGGAATCCATGAACCAACCaaactcataaaattttcatttattttaaccctatccaaatgagttgataacccaacccaaatcgcacgggttgggttgggttgagttgatcaATTTTTTCAGGttatcgggttttttgaacattCCTAATATCACGGTTGGAAAACACCATGACGTTGCAGtgctataatttttcttttcttaatcttGGCTTCTGGCCTCAAGACGTCTCGTGCATGTCCTTTTTCACTCATTAGGACCTTTTTTCATGCATTTAAATCTTCAAATCTTTTCTAATTCGGCTCAAATACGTAGTTTCTAAAAATTACTAGCAAAcaatatcaaatttaataatattaagttaaaataattttaaattaaaaataaataatacacTTTTCAAGTGTGTTTCATGTATTAGTCTACTtcttttgtaaaacttttttgAACTAATGCCAATTCGAGATCTTTTATGCAATTTCTGCGTTCCTTTgtccccttttttttttgtccatttATTCCATGAAATCGCCTCTTATCTGCACAAAAGagtaattaaagaaaattatctTTCTTTCGCtataatcaatttgattttgacgGTTTATTAGAtagtttaattttagttaatataGATAGAGATTTGTTACACGATAAACTATTTCCACACCATATATGTCATGAATGCCctagattttaaattattttattgagagtttttaaatttaattttgaagcaatttaatttatcaaaatatttaattttttctttattaacatctattttcaaattttgactttgtttttgttatttattaatttttgttgaTATTCGTGTGATgtggaaaatttaaaattaatgatgCCTTCATTTTAGGAGGTTATGTTTATTTTCATCCATTTATATTTCCTAGCTAAAAATCGACCATACCTCTATTGAGATCTcaagtatatatcaaatatattgataatatattgaaaaatgttATACATCGCATATACGAGGGGtgcaacaaaaaattgaaaaaccaaACCAATCCAAATCGATCCAATGGTTtggtttgatttgattttttaattggaCATACTGATTTGTATTTGGATAAAACTAAGAAGTATTAGTTTGGAttagttttttatttgaaaaatcaatcaaaaccGAACCAAATCGAGAGTATATATACCCTTAAAAATAAACTCTAATATTAGATATCTTTTAGTATTTTGATTATTATGATACATTTATATTTGttgttcaaataaaaaaatcaattatattatgGTGTTGcattatacacatctagatgtgtataagagacagatatatatattaaaaagtactaagaaaaaaacaaaaatatcaaatttcactttataagataaataaatagacccaatctaatttaaaattagcaaaaagaatccattcaaaacaaaagtagaaaaaaaaatttaaacatttggaagaaaaaagaaaacaacaaaaaccAAGAACCAAACCGACAATAAACTgaaccaaataaaaatcaatcaattgGTTTTGCTCTTTATTGGACATTGGTTCGGATCCCTTCTTTGTAAAACCATTGATTTGGTTTGGTTCTTGGGTTAATCCCAATCAAACAAACCGAACCGACTATCACGCCTAGCATATATCATGGTTTAGTTTTTggtatatttacaaatatacttATACATTGCATATATTGTTCTATTCATAAAAGGATATAGAGTACAAATTGTTTGTTCATGcatttacaaaatatatcccagtttatttttagaaattcaaatatattttgttgtatTTATCAAATATACATTGTTTTCTTCTCGATTCTTACTTTTGTTTATGAgggtaataattttttttaggttttgactctaatttctatttagtctctaggtttaaaatgtaatacatttagtccttaagtttcaaaatgttacaaatttaccatttagatctgagttttgtttcaatttagtcattggatttcaaaattttacatttttaaccacaatttttcattaaatactcattttcattCATTGacattaattctattaattaattaaaaataattatgaagtgaaattttaaatttaattttaaaagtgataaaaataatgaaactttattaattataattcttttaacgatttctaatttattaacctgcattaatggactgttttcaaatataggaaaataaaccaaaataattacaaatataacaaagttTTGTGTCTATGTATGTCAAAGggttaattagataattaagtAATATTTCAGGTTAATTCTCTTTTTATACCCACTTGTAataaaattctataaataggaaCCTCCTCCTCTTGTATCAAACACATTATATCACTCTAATAAAAGATCCATAATCTTGGTCCACAATCTTGATTCATGGTAAAGACTCTCTTGGTTTCTTGGAAAATTTTCTCCTTTTAGCTTTTAGGCTACATCAATTTGGTACTAGAGCATCTGTCTGGGCCAACATTGGCTGCCGTCGACGGAAGTCTAGGAAACTTTTGGTGACGCCGATCACAAGAGGGAGCTTCATGAGTTGTGCTCGTTGCCGAACAATCCACATCTAATTAGGGGGAACccttgaaatttcaaaaatgaagAATTAAGAAATCAAAGATTTTTCAAGGTTTTGCAAGATGAATTATTGTTGATTAATGAAGATGTCCAAGAAAAAATTAAACGGTTGGTATAggcaagaaaatcaaatttacttaaaaaaaaagtgctGTGATTCCGACTCAAGTGATTTAGAAGAAGAATTccaatatatattaatttcacCCAGGCATCCACATTGGAGTTTTGATTCTAGTGATTCTAGTGATTTTGGTGTTATTTCTAATACAATTTGGGATGAAATAAGAAGGTGACAATATCGGAAAAAGGCCCAATGATCCAATCAAACCCATTTTTCAAGAAATCGACGTAGAGATAGGGAGTAGATGAATTAAAAAATCATCAAGAATGAATTTTTACATCCCAAGTAGAACGTTCAAGACTCAAAATTGTTCTTTTGGTTATGAAACacgataaaaaaaaaggttgattcaagaaaatcaatgGATCAATCCTATACCCACTACGAGATTGAAACATATCCAAGAATCCAACAAAATGACTACTTTGATCCTATAGCattggaggaaataaagaaaacaataaaagaaaTCAAACGTTACTCAACATACTAATCAATTATCAATTCATTTGCAAGAGTTCAAGAACATTTCATATacggaaaaaaaacaaaaaaagaaaaagaaatcattGTTGTGAACTTTTCAAATAGaaaatcttgaaaataaaatcGGAAAAAAATCTTGTTGAGACCCATGTTATTAACAAAGGTGATTGAGACAAAAATCACGAACGAAGtacaagaaaaagaagcaaaagaagAATTGGAAgatattaattcaaaaattatctctagtgaagaagaaaaatccaaTGAAGAAGACGGAAAGAGGTATCGAACACTGAGTAAGAATCGAACAAGAATAGCGACACATTGATTGCGTTGGAAATACCAAGCTGTCGAAGAACTTGAAGCGAATGATAAAGATGATGTGATTCTTGAACGATTCTCTTTGAAAGGTGGTTTTTTAGTGATTGGTCCTTTGAATATGGTTTTGAATGAGCTTGAAGGAAACATCTTCGTTAAGCTTATGGTTGATGGAGAAGTTAATCTTTTGGTGggaatattagattttttgtcTCGAATTAATCATTTTGATcattatatttttgttcaaaatatagGAGGTTGGTTTGGCCATACTTCGTTGAAcaagtttattttattctttttttgcctcataatttcaatttttaaaaactcgaggacgagtttttttttttttttttgaaagggtGGAATGATGTAAGAAGAAAATATATTATGTAATTTTGTTTAAAGGTACGGGAGAATAGGATTAATTTTAGGTTAATATTTTCTAGATTAAATTCCTATTTTAACCCTCAACTTATGATAAAACCTTCTACAATAGGGAACTTCTAACTTATCCCACTTTGATTCAAACCACTGTAATTCATTCTACTAAAGAAGGTCCCATAAGTCATTGATTCTGTGGAAAGAAATCAATCCCAACTATCTCCTTTTAGGTCTAGCTCTCATAGAGTGTAGGTCTATGCATAGCATGATCTATCGTAGTATAGACTTTAGGATATTtgcttattatttattaaatgattttcagcagttttcgtcatttaaaataattttttctaattaactCTAAGACGAAGAAATGAGTTATCTAGTGAAAGTcacaagtttaaaataataaatcttgAATATAGGACTTAATTGCAAAACATAAATACTCATAATCTTCAGGATACAAAATATGATAACgcattttgaaatctatggacttaaaattaaattaaaaacttaaagactaatatttaacattttgaaactagAGGTGAATAGAAATTAGACTGAAAAATCTAGGGACCAAAAAgatatctttttttaaatttatttttagacAAACTTTCCTTATTTTGTGTAGTTTTTAGGAAATCCATAATTGCGAGAAATGTCccttatatttcttttttggtattaattaattatatatttttttataaaaaaaaaaattgaatggcaAGAAGGACCGAAAAAGTAAATTGAGCCAAACTTCAATGCAAAAATATAGCTTATTAAgctatttatgtaaaaaaaataataaagtctaaaCAATTGTGTATTTGTTGAGGTTATATTTGTAGAAAGCccaagaaaataaatgaaatctccTCAAATGaatgtaatattaatttgaaatatcttGTACTAAATGAATATTAAtcgaaattaataaataacaaaaacaaagtcaaaatttgaaaatgatattaataagtaataaataaataaatatttaaaatgatgACGAAAACGTTAAATTGATCTGAAATTAAAGGTAAAGGTTGTTAAcgaaataattcaaaatttaagatgTTAAGGAATTTCAtgtaaaatttctaaaaaaaaaaaacatacaattaGCAGCTCTAAATCAATCCATTATCATTCcacattcattaaaaaaaaaaaaaaaatgcaattgatagcatttttaggaatataaccaagtgtataacatcatttaaaaaaaattgcaaatataatcaagtctatcaacgataaacttctatcgttgataggtTCCcaagtctatcgttgataggtttccaagtctatcaatgataaacttctatcgttgataaacTCTTACCCGTGATAtgtgatagactcttaccaatatatggtctatcattgatagactatttaaatttggccatatttgcaatttttttatattagtttatatctgctaatactttgggcctattgtctatatttgcatctgtcaaaaaaaaaaaaaaaatccaaaaatcatttataaaaaaaaacgatATAAAATAGTCCAATATCAAATCAATTCagacttagaaaaaaaatatacaaaacaCAATCCACTTATATCTAACAAAACATGTAATCCAACTTCAAATTATGGGCATTTGATGGGGATCTTGAGTTGGTTTAAAAAACTCATCTGGTGTTTGATGAAACGTTTAACTAAAAACAGGTGGGTTTTAAACCCACCATTTTACCTCCTCGTTTCACGCCCCATTTGCAGGTTCATTATGATGCCCcatctctctcttctctctctcttctgcATCGCATAATTAATCACCACACACACTCTCTCTTCTCATCTTCTCCTTTCTTCTGCCGTTTGGTTTCTCTTCTTCATCTGATCTCTTCGTTCTCCCTCTGGCTGGAATGGGTTTGTATGTCTCTTCGTTTCTTCTGTACGCTGGAATGGGTTGTTATTTCTCTTCGTCTCTTCGTTCTCTGCTTTGGTTCctctgtatatatattttttgtttctctaTACGTCTCTTCGTTTCTCTGATTTCGAATGAGTTTTTTGGCTTCTCTATATGTCTATTCCTGATATTCTTCTTTCGTTTCTTGTTAGATCTGGTAGatatgaataatttttttgtagATCTAACTCATattcggttttttttttttttttttttattttattatgtttataGATATATCTATGGTCTTTTTTgttcaattattaaatttttttttttgcgattATTTTGATCTACGCtgaagatttatattaaatccgtCTTGATTTCCTCATGCatgtttgatattattttttgattCTGATTCCAACGGTCCAAAGCAAAACCTTGATAATTTTTTCCTTCCTACTATCTACTGTTCCACTTGCTCAaataggttatatatatatatatatacacacacatatctatttatatgttattaaatcAATCTCTTTCCTCATACATGTTTGATATTCTTCCTAGCATGTTTGATGTTCTTCCTTGCATGTTTGATGTTTTTCCTTCCATGTTTGATTTTCTGATTCAGGGCTGTTGAAGGTTCTATTTTCCAATTCTGATTTCGGACTATCCAAAGCAAGCcttgataatttttttcttcctaCTGTCTACTATTCCACTTGCTtgaatgagttttttttatccatttatatgttattaaatcCGTCTTTATTCTTCCTCATGCATGTTTGATATTCTTCCTTGCATGTTTGATGTTTTCCATTCCATATTTAATTTTCTTCCTTGCAAacctttataatttttataatttttttctcccTCTTACAACTACTGTCTACTATTCTTTCCACTGGCTCGAGTGAGTTATATTAAATTcgtctctttcttcttttccttgctCATATCTGGTCTGCTTCTTGACTGTTTTCCATACTTTTTTTAATCCAGATTTTGTCTTGTCACTTCAATATTAAATCATGTGTCATTCCCTTGCCTTTTTCTTATGCTTTTCCATCTAAATTGGAGGCAAGTTAATTCCTAGTAGGGGTTGCAGTGTTATTGGAGCTTGGTGGGGGTCAATCCACCCAAGAATAGgtctgttttctattttttttccttaaggCCAATGATGATttgaaactatttttaagattaaaaaatagCATACTTAtcttttgaatgaaattttttgtttatttcctTTGAATCCGTTTTTCCTTATCTTTTgagtatgatttatatttagttttatttcctttcaacaTGTTTTCTGGGTGAATGTATTTTTTGCTTCATTCCATTAAAATTGTTTTCAGCattcaaacaaatttaatttttgtacatTTAAAATTGACTTCAATTTTAGAATTGTTGAAACTGTTTATTTTGTTTGCTTGGAGTTGGATTTGTTCCAatgaaataactttttgaaatccCGAGGCCTTCTaatttatatgatatattaatagtGACCTGACCAttacttaatttatttatttttgacttGGCTATCTTTAATATGagtttatttttgaatttattgAGGTTAGGTGCACTTAAGTTTACCTAACATTCGTCACTAAATTTACTTATTGTATTCTCTACTTATATCCTATTCTGTCCTCATATTTTTTTAGACTTCTCCACAGACTCCTTTGTAAACTGTGTTGGTAAATCCCTCAACCTTCCTTTTTATTTCAACTTTCTCTTAAATCCATTTTCCATTCTAGTAGTGCTATTTGGTTGTTGCAATATACTTTGTTTCCTTCTTCCACCTCTAACTTCAACTTATTCCATCCATATAAGGTATGCTTCCTTCtttttttataatcaaattAAGATATGTCGCTAACATTTTCTTGATTATTTTGCCCCCTAGTTGTGAACTGTCTTCACCATCGCTCACTCCGAACataaataaa
Proteins encoded:
- the LOC120068178 gene encoding uncharacterized protein LOC120068178, translating into MKLPSERKIKNHQNHVRYISKVTTSLSTSSDGRLRFISGADFSFTVYATMPSSSSHTSSPESHRLEALLASVRPFLRGDLEKVNANLPSLISVLRSVGAGECWHKHGTFLDHLVDIYRILKIWKAQEPVCLCGLFHSAYSNSYVNLAIFDPSTGRDVVRTHVGEAAERLIHLFCIVPRQSLIHDDLLFHYSDSELIDHLKFSEISLRNALENGHFNNDETWRKKLQSILPADGVTVKHIKTGEDVKVSRRVVAIFLMMTIADFSDQLFGFQDALFENSNGRLEFTGNNYTSLWPGNGKPGLWMNSASRMGAMYSLIAREESILIAHRKRTNELGIKTDRDEDLDLVIPQIFSNCTRILDANDQITARDLYWEGVCEKSERTEELLLRCVEKNPFIGEPHVALGQLYLGEGRFEEAEKEAEEGLRLLLIWGSAWDKRMPWEGWIAWVRVLLMKAKEKTWPTTSWGILNLGLVK